The Pirellulales bacterium genome window below encodes:
- a CDS encoding molybdopterin-dependent oxidoreductase has product MRFVFLALGLIVAFPPRGNAVFGAEAEVMIVDEAGQSHRLTAADIAKLPQRTLKAKAHDAENEFSGVSLVDLLQSVGVEFGDKLKGARAGTVLVVEAADGYRTAFALLEIDPATTDKIVLLADKKNSQPLDDKEGPLRLVAPDEKRPIRWVRCVKTLRVINVKDLPPLEKTALTGSNQN; this is encoded by the coding sequence ATGCGATTTGTTTTTCTGGCGCTTGGTTTGATCGTCGCTTTTCCGCCGCGGGGAAATGCTGTTTTCGGCGCCGAAGCGGAAGTGATGATTGTTGACGAAGCGGGCCAATCTCACCGACTCACGGCCGCCGACATTGCCAAACTGCCGCAGCGCACTTTGAAGGCCAAGGCGCACGACGCCGAAAACGAATTCAGCGGCGTGTCGCTGGTCGATTTGTTGCAATCGGTCGGCGTTGAATTCGGCGACAAGCTGAAAGGAGCCCGCGCCGGCACGGTGCTGGTGGTGGAGGCGGCCGATGGGTATCGCACGGCGTTCGCACTGTTGGAAATCGATCCGGCCACCACCGACAAAATAGTGCTGCTGGCCGACAAGAAAAACAGCCAGCCGCTGGACGATAAGGAAGGTCCGCTGCGATTGGTGGCGCCGGACGAAAAACGTCCCATCCGCTGGGTACGCTGCGTGAAAACATTGCGGGTAATCAACGTGAAGGATTTACCGCCCCTGGAAAAAACTGCACTCACTGGCAGCAACCAAAATTGA